One Oncorhynchus kisutch isolate 150728-3 linkage group LG11, Okis_V2, whole genome shotgun sequence genomic region harbors:
- the LOC109899691 gene encoding V-type proton ATPase subunit B, brain isoform — MATLVGNRTMDINGPAAARTHTQAVTRNYISQPRLTYSTVSGVNGPLVILDNVKFPRYAEIVHLTLPDGTRRSGQVLEVIGTKAVVQVFEGTSGIDAKKTACEFTGDILRTPVSEDMLGRVFNGSGKPIDRGPTVLAEDYLDIMGQPINPQCRIYPEEMIQTGISAIDGMNSIARGQKIPIFSAAGLPHNEIAAQICRQAGLVKKSKDVMDYSDDNFAIVFAAMGVNMETARFFKSDFEENGSMDNVCLFLNLANDPTIERIITPRLALTSAEYLAYQCEKHVLVILTDMSSYAEALREVSAAREEVPGRRGFPGYMYTDLATIYERAGRVEGRNGSITQIPILTMPNDDITHPIPDLTGYITEGQVYVDRQLHNRQIYPPINVLPSLSRLMKSAIGEGMTRKDHADVSNQLYACYAIGKDVQAMKAVVGEEALTSDDLLYLEFLQKFEKNFIAQGPYDNRTVYETLDIGWQLLRIFPKEMLKRIPQSTLAEFYPRESAARH; from the exons CATATTCTACTGTGTCTGGAGTGAATGGCCCCCTGGTGATTCTGGATAATGTGAAG TTTCCCAGGTATGCAGAGATTGTGCACCTGACTTTACCTGATGGCACCAGGAGGAGTGGCCAAGTGCTGGAGGTGATTGGCACCAAGGCTGTTGTACAG GTGTTTGAGGGGACATCTGGTATTGATGCCAAGAAGACGGCCTGTGAGTTCACCGGTGACATCCTGCGCACACCTGTGTCTGAGGACATGCTGG GACGTGTTTTCAATGGCTCAGGCAAGCCCATTGACCGTGGCCCCACTGTGCTGGCTGAAGACTACCTGGACATCATGG GCCAGCCCATCAACCCTCAGTGCCGTATCTACCCTGAAGAGATGATCCAGACCGGTATCTCTGCCATCGATGGGATGAACAGCATCGCCCGAGGTCAGAAGATTCCCATCTTCTCTGCAGCCGGCCTGCCCCACAACGAG ATTGCTGCCCAGATTTGTCGTCAGGCTGGCCTGGTGAAGAAATCCAAGGATGTGATGGACTACAGCGACGATAACTTTGCCATCGTCTTTGCCGCCATGGGG GTGAACATGGAAACTGCTCGCTTCTTCAAGTCCGACTTTGAGGAGAATGGATCCATGGACAATGTTTGCCTGTTCTTGAACCTAGCCAACGACCCCAC TATTGAGCGCATTATCACCCCTCGCCTTGCTCTGACCTCAGCTGAGTACCTGGCCTACCAGTGTGAGAAGCATGTCCTGGTCATCCTGACTGACATGAGCTCATACGCCGAAGCTCTGAGAGAG GTGTCTGCTGCCAGAGAGGAGGTCCCTGGTCGTCGTGGTTTCCCCGGTTACATGTACACTGATCTGGCCACCATCTACGAGCGTGCTGGGAGAGTGGAGGGCAGGAACGGCTCCATCACTCAGATCCCCATCCTCACCATGCCCAACGATG ATATCACCCACCCCATTCCTGATCTCACAGGGTACATCACTGAGGGACAGGTCTATGTGGACAGACAGCTGCacaacagacag ATTTACCCACCCATCAAtgtgctgccctctctgtctcgaTTGATGAAGTCTGCCATCGGTGAAGGAATGACCCGTAAAGACCATGCTGATGTCTCCAATCAGTTG TATGCCTGCTATGCCATTGGTAAGGATGTGCAGGCCATGAAGGCCGTGGTGGGAGAGGAGGCCCTCACCTCCGATGATCTGCTCTACCTGGAATTCCTGCAGAAGTTTGAGAAGAACTTCATCGCTCAGG GCCCTTACGACAACAGGACTGTGTATGAGACCCTGGACATTGGCTGGCAGCTGCTCCGAATCTTTCCCAAAGAAATGCTGAAGCGGATTCCCCAGAGCACCCTGGCTGAGTTCTACCCCAGGGAGTCTGCAGCTCGTCACTGA